In Bradysia coprophila strain Holo2 unplaced genomic scaffold, BU_Bcop_v1 contig_358, whole genome shotgun sequence, one DNA window encodes the following:
- the LOC119081647 gene encoding uncharacterized protein LOC119081647: MFLRTHLAKLTRPLYNQFKSVMSFGDSIASSNAFVRSASNMTAVQLPDMLLTKRRPELSLKFDPRTRKLSLQLGDQQLGSTPNQTNSKFCSYCNAPQCKLLAKSSEKDDANNELSKNDDRKIVTISIDREAFCRAICNSPESGSPTGKTEAVTDGEYCQYCNAPKCKLTAKQTDNVRSIEESTEYCELCKAPKCKLEEKLAVTPVKNDVDVRSENPNKIEKGFEYCKYCDAPKCKLTEKFERLRSDVNAKSSEGSSKTKTSLSKKRNKYSDTSRNTDEEMELSNDVTKGPHYCSVCKSPICKFELPQTTQTENDVENISDTSKSSDKISITLNPSEICATICAETSKNASVKPIMNSPEKRLSRSNKFNASYDKDNSKI, from the exons atGTTCCTGCGCACACATTTG gCAAAACTTACAAGACCGTTATATAATCAATTCAAATCAGTTATGAGCTTTGGGGACTCAATCGCTTCTAGTAATGCTTTCGTTCGAA GCGCCTCGAACATGACAGCGGTACAATTACCAGATATGCTACTTACGAAACGACGTCCAGAGTTGTCTTTAAAATTTGACCCACGGACGAGGAAACTATCTTTGCAACTAGGGGACCAACAACTCGGATCTACTCCAAACCAAACCAATAGTAAATTCTGTTCCTACTGCAATGCGCCGCAATGTAAACTTTTAGCTAAGTCATCCGAAAAGGACGATGCTAATaatgaattatcgaaaaatgacGACAGGAAAATAGTCACAATATCGATTGATAGAGAAGCATTTTGTCGAGCTATTTGCAATAGTCCAGAAAGTGGTTCGCCAACTGGAAAAACAGAAGCAGTTACTGATGGTGAGTATTGTCAGTATTGCAATGCCCCAAAATGTAAGCTCACGGCAAAGCAAACTGACAATGTTAGAAGTATTGAAGAATCAACCGAATATTGCGAATTATGTAAAGCGCCAAAGTgtaaacttgaagaaaaattagCTGTAACTCCAGTTAAGAACGACGTGGATGTTCGATCGGAAAATCCCAACAAGATAGAGAAAGGTTTTGAGTACTGTAAATATTGCGATGCGCCGAAATGTAAACTTACCGAAAAATTCGAAAGGCTTCGAAGTGATGTTAACGCGAAATCGTCTGAAGGAAGCAGTAAAACCAAAACTTCTTTGTCGAAAAAACGTAATAAGTACAGCGACACCAGTAGAAATACGGATGAAGAAATGGAACTTTCAAACGACGTAACAAAGGGTCCACACTACTGTTCGGTTTGCAAATCACCGATATGCAAGTTCGAGCTACCGCAAACTACCCAAACAGAAAACGATGTAGAAAACATATCCGACACGTCTAAGAGCTCAGATAAAATTAGCATAACCTTGAATCCTTCCGAAATTTGTGCAACGATATGCGCGGAAACTTCAAAGAATGCGTCCGTCAAACCGATCATGAATAGTCCCGAAAAGCGTTTATCGAGAAGTAATAAATTCAATGCCAGTTACGATAAAGacaattctaaaatttaa
- the LOC119081645 gene encoding uncharacterized protein LOC119081645 isoform X1 yields MLSAIIPVALKCGMRHPSSAKKEGDLSRLTTSSSSSTNDQNSIYLPESEIISHRFSSTYLPEVIDPLEWQISRKRKERQDSTSSITQDRKLIRSNSEEYIPNVDYEVIRRVCSHEEFKHVLQDRTNENVDHHECRERKASNNEVQEILRETHKRAETSPARSRTFDFSHKHRISPLRDSRHGYKNNDEVDGENERRRNSERFCKARAPPGRRSQSSKKTNKYLASKLRERDENVYKYDKAVSKGERRGFVSISRHSDEKLSKNDLVDETTALLEQNETTHPNNTPKNKSANESLPWEISSLDETPVVCPRFSGNTFDHVNQSIDSSVRSVSAASNNGLKTLGNFTKVENLKTRELMQSIPSVNLLQPPDEKLKQINKRLIALKKRVENFEEIFQREHGYKPSHAEKMNDRYMKNAVAEIHKLRKEKQQIKSNSVSGSGLKVAQSNTGKKTDKLKDVLAEIEKRLQVKRDEENRPVLIDDLSPEQLIQEKTAIQRGLLYIESLFGRPNTREERDAVRSLYDRYRIIKRTINRSATVSLSGTGVSDLPTILEHEAMQFPVVVAAAPLVQLESPTDTSVSLQSNESATDTSTTTTGSVHENVHTLSVDELWKQLELARREKKQLRRTIKEFEDVFEEQNGRKMLKSDRTMMEETYGLYKQKKAKLRLLDALVKKHMAK; encoded by the exons ATGTTGAGCGCAATAATACCAGTTGCTTTAAag tgcgGCATGCGACATCCGTCATCTGCTAAGAAAGAAGGCGACCTGAGTCGTCTCACAACATCTTCTTCATCTTCAACAAATGACCAAAACAGTATCTACTTACCGGAATCGGAAATAATATCACATCGATTTTCTTCCACATACTTGCCCGAAGTAATTGATCCGTTGGAATGGCAAATATCACGAAAGCGCAAAGAACGTCAAGACAGTACATCGTCCATAACGCAAGACCGAAAATTGATAAGATCAAACAGTGAGGAATATATTCCAAATGTTGACTATGAAGTTATTCGTCGAGTGTGCTCCCATGAAGAATTCAAGCATGTCCTACAAGACCGAACGAATGAAAATGTCGACCATCATGAGTGTCGCGAACGCAAGGCATCAAACAATGAAGTTCAAGAAATTTTAAGGGAAACCCACAAACGAGCTGAAACAAGTCCAGCACGGTCCAGAACTTTCGATTTTTCACACAAGCACCGCATATCACCGTTGAGAGATAGTCGTCACGGCTATAAGAATAACGACGAAGTCGACGGCGAGAATGAACGGAGAAGAAATAGCGAACGTTTCTGCAAAGCTCGAGCTCCCCCTGGCAGACGGTCTCAATCATCAAAAAAGACGAACAAGTATCTGGCATCTAAACTTCGCGAACGAgacgaaaatgtttacaaatatGACAAAGCGGTATCTAAAGGCGAGAGACGCGGTTTTGTGAGCATTTCCAGGCACAGTGACGAAAAGTTATCGAAAAATGATCTTGTTGATGAAACGACAGCCCTACTCGAACAGAACGAAACTACGCATCCAAACAACACTCCCAAAAACAAATCCGCAAACGAATCACTGCCATGGGAGATTTCATCACTCGATGAAACGCCGGTTGTTTGTCCTAGATTTTCGGGAAACACATTCGATCACGTGAATCAATCGATAGACAGTTCGGTCAGAAGTGTAAGTGCTGCATCCAACAATGGACTGAAAACGTTGGGAAATTTCACTAAGGTGGAAAATCTGAAAACTCGTGAGTTGATGCAAAGCATTCCGTCGGTGAATCTGCTGCAGCCTCCGGACGAAAAACTGAagcaaataaataaacgaCTGATTGCGCTGAAGAAACGagtcgaaaattttgaagaaattttccaGCGGGAACATG GTTACAAACCGTCACACGCTGAAAAGATGAACGATAGATACATGAAAAATGCAGTCGCTGAAATTCATAAACTGCGCAAGGAGAAGCAACAAATTAAATCGAATTCGGTTTCAGGAAGTGGACTGAAAGTAGCACAAAGTAATACTGGCAAGAAAACCGATAAACTCAAAGATGTGCTTGCGGAAATTGAAAag CGCCTTCAAGTGAAACGCGACGAGGAAAATCGGCCTGTGCTCATCGACGACCTATCACCGGAACAATTAATTCAAGAAAAGACAGCCATTCAACGTGGACTCCTTTATATCGAATCGCTGTTCGGTCGGCCTAATACTCGTGAGGAACGGGATGCAGTCCGTAGTCTGTACGATCGATATCGCATCATCAAACGAACGATAAATCGCAGCGCAACAGTGTCCCTATCCGGCACAGGAGTTTCCGATCTTCCAACCATATTAGAGCATGAAGCTATGCAATTTCCGGTTGTTGTCGCGGCGGCACCACTCGTTCAATTAGAATCGCCCACCGACACATCAGTGTCGCTGCAATCGAACGAATCGGCAACAGACACATCAACGACCACAACTGGTTCGGTGCATGAAAATGTGCATACGTTGTCGGTGGATGAATTGTGGAAGCAATTGGAATTGGCACGTCGTGAAAAGAAGCAATTGCGACGGACGATTAAAGAATTCGAAGATGTTTTCGAGGAACAGAACGGCCGTAAAATGCTTAAATCTGATCGCACTATGATGGAAGAAACGTACGGACTTTATAAACAGAAGAAAGCTAAGCTTCGGCTGTTGGATGCGTTGGTTAAGAAACATATGGCCAAGTAG
- the LOC119081644 gene encoding uncharacterized protein LOC119081644 isoform X2, which yields MYCRRSLNRIIKVLCRYSHSCHSRQIVLLKCNELRNTKVPLLLPTFVRRFAVGKSKENESKGHKPSARLDLMAPNFRKTNVDRLTGEKPAKKGKIDRNETKCKSDFCRHICALNSSTFTSEINALKPLSDHKVPKSVLEKLTDAEIKEICETRCPCIEAHMPRAKHNFKDVKSQSKTSIGLTNNSEKPPTATQSTAKLQDLSARKIEVGSTSYSGTVFPSTNIRTIRGTNRRNRMAWPTNNRLSMANDTNQSNPIDPNALRMKQKDSLIRSSAGTMQPTPIGSSYKPKSKYVRMMQQNQTRTLPKQVTLPEYQIHPRLTSRIDPRQTRVVRLRQENQIDRKTYNIGPFPAPHDVTRPQDSTIQSHSLQAFRTQIQPNVNPCGNVVKNACHFDQLKPVPFRYQPLYPKNHHSDPVIENQAPMYVRIPYQSINLLQRHDWRAKSAKNRHMSGIQLKMPRTIANSTGFVAESVNVNNVTIGSTKGISLPSSQIEKTQPMDSRSGDTETLQLSGKIVSKLDENLTVLVDGPRKLKLVTSTYPQLRDEKDVIIRMEYVSLSDADARHYLTGKYNPHSYATTTVGRTGSGIIIETGQNVSDVKPGDKVFIKPISCGKCSLCLTDHRNLCEYVTASELSPMVGVLSRFHVHSSEFVTKIPDNVSMLNGAMTWTLSTAIRACQKASVSAGDAVLVIGGGALGMATSLAAQLLGATTVCLADIRKPILDEAEKFGIESVFQIDPISPSKNTAIKLWEQINVYPRITFDCTGSQLANEIAINATQTGGKVVVMTNSGIDVHIPVPISNLVTRDIDVIVSTCGNDKSDIAALRCLSTRKILFENYFHKHYDLSNADEAFEELHDPNRLDSHIIVKCGCACGKRAGSEDKKSS from the exons ATGTATTGCAGACGTTCGCTAAACAGAATTATTAAA GTTCTCTGTAGATATTCGCATTCGTGTCATTCAAGACAAATTGTGCTCTTAAAATGTAATGAATTGCGTAATACGAAAGTCCCATTGCTGCTTCCCACATTTGTCAGGCGTTTTGCAGTTGGAAAAAGCAAAGAAAACGAAAGCAAGGGACACAAGCCTTCAGCTAGGCTGGATTTAATGGcaccaaattttcgaa AAACCAATGTTGATCGTCTGACTGGAGAAAAACCAGCGAAAAAAGGTAAAATCGAccgaaatgaaacgaaatgtaAATCTGACTTCTGCCGACATATATGCGCCCTCAACTCGTCAACGTTCACATCGGAGATTAACGCTTTGAAACCGCTGTCTGACCATAAAGTTCCGAAAAGTGTCCTTGAAAAGCTCACAGATGCCGAAATAAAAGAGATCTGTGAAACAAGATGTCCTTGCATAGAGGCTCATATGCCACGcgcaaaacacaattttaaggACGTCAAAAGTCAATCAAAAACATCCATTGGCCTGACGAATAATTCGGAAAAGCCACCGACAGCCACTCAATCTACAGCAAAATTACAAGATTTATCTGCAAGAAAGATAGAAGTTGGTTCCACGAGCTACTCCGGAACAGTCTTTCCATCAACAAATATTAGAACGATCAGAGGGACAAATCGAAGAAATCGAATGGCATGGCCCACAAATAATCGGTTGTCCATGGCCAATGACACTAATCAGTCAAATCCAATCGATCCCAACGCACTACGTATGAAGCAAAAAGATAGTTTAATTCGAAGTTCAGCTGGTACTATGCAACCAACGCCGATCGGCAGTTCGTACaaaccaaaatcaaaatacGTAAGAATGATGCAACAAAATCAGACAAGGACTTTGCCAAAACAAGTGACATTGCCGGAATATCAAATTCATCCTCGACTAACATCTCGAATTGATCCTCGTCAAACACGTGTAGTTAGGCTCCgacaagaaaatcaaattgataGAAAAACATATAACATTGGTCCTTTTCCTGCACCACATGACGTAACAAGACCGCAAGATAGCACCATCCAATCTCATTCATTACAAGCATTTCGTACTCAAATTCAACCGAACGTAAATCCGTGTGGGAATGTTGTAAAAAATGCTTGTCATTTCGATCAATTGAAACCCGTACCATTCAGATACCAGCCATTATATCCCAAAAATCATCATTCCGATCCAGTAATCGAAAATCAAGCTCCGATGTACGTGAGAATTCCGTACCAGTCAATCAATTTACTACAAAGGCATGACTGGCGTGCTAAAAGTGCTAAAAATCGACACATGTCAGgcattcaattgaaaatgccTAGAACGATTGCAAATTCAACCGGATTCGTTGCGGAGTCTGTGAATGTGAATAATGTGACGATAGGCAGCACTAAAGGAATTTCATTGCCCTCATCACAAATA GAAAAAACACAACCGATGGACTCGAGGAGTGGTGATACTGAAACATTACAACTATCGGGGAAAATCGTGTCGAAATTAGATGAGAACCTAACCGTTCTAGTAGATGGTcctagaaaattgaaattggttacTTCTACGTATCCGCAGTTGCGAGATGAAAAAG ACGTGATAATTCGAATGGAATATGTCAGCCTAAGTGATGCCGATGCAAGACATTACTTGACCGGGAAATACAATCCACATTCCTACGCTACGACAACAGTCGGCAGAACTGGAAGTGGCATAATCATTGAAACGGGACAAAACGTTTCCGACGTCAAGCCGGGAGATAAAGTGTTTATCAAGCCAATTAGTTGTGGAAAATGTTCATTATGTCTGACTGATCACCGGAACTTATGCGAATACGTTACTGCATCGGAATTGTCTCCAATGGTTGGCGTCTTAAGCCGTTTCCATGTTCATTCGTCCGAATTCGTTACGAAAATCCCAGACAATGTTAGCATGTTAAATGGAGCAATGACCTGGACGCTGTCTACAGCAATTAGGGCATGTCAGAAAGCGTCTGTATCAGCTGGCGATGCTGTTTTGGTGATTGGTGGTGGAGCACTTGGAATGGCGACAAGCTTAGCTGCTCAATTGTTGGGAGCGACCACTGTGTGTTTAGCAG ATATTCGAAAGCCGATTTTGGACGAAGCCGAAAAATTTGGCATTGAAAGTGTGTTCCAAATCGATCCAATATCACCGAGCAAAAATACTGCCATCAAACTTTGGGAACAAATCAACGTTTATCCTCGTATAACGTTCGACTGCACTGGATCACAATTGGCCAATGAAATCGCTATTAAT GCTACACAAACCGGAGGAAAAGTGGTAGTTATGACAAATAGCGGAATTGATGTTCATATTCCCGTTCCTATTTCGAATCTTGTTACTCGTGACATCGATGTGATTGTTTCTACCTGTGGAAACGATAA GTCTGACATTGCTGCGCTACGATGCCTGAGTACCAGGAAAATACTTTTCGAAAATTACTTTCATAAACATTACGACTTATCCAATGCAGACGAGGCATTCGAAGAATTGCACGATCCGAATCGGTTGGATTCACACATTATTGTAAAATGCGGTTGTGCCTGTGGTAAACGGGCTGGTTCTGAGGATAAGAAAAGTTCCTAG
- the LOC119081645 gene encoding uncharacterized protein LOC119081645 isoform X2: MRHPSSAKKEGDLSRLTTSSSSSTNDQNSIYLPESEIISHRFSSTYLPEVIDPLEWQISRKRKERQDSTSSITQDRKLIRSNSEEYIPNVDYEVIRRVCSHEEFKHVLQDRTNENVDHHECRERKASNNEVQEILRETHKRAETSPARSRTFDFSHKHRISPLRDSRHGYKNNDEVDGENERRRNSERFCKARAPPGRRSQSSKKTNKYLASKLRERDENVYKYDKAVSKGERRGFVSISRHSDEKLSKNDLVDETTALLEQNETTHPNNTPKNKSANESLPWEISSLDETPVVCPRFSGNTFDHVNQSIDSSVRSVSAASNNGLKTLGNFTKVENLKTRELMQSIPSVNLLQPPDEKLKQINKRLIALKKRVENFEEIFQREHGYKPSHAEKMNDRYMKNAVAEIHKLRKEKQQIKSNSVSGSGLKVAQSNTGKKTDKLKDVLAEIEKRLQVKRDEENRPVLIDDLSPEQLIQEKTAIQRGLLYIESLFGRPNTREERDAVRSLYDRYRIIKRTINRSATVSLSGTGVSDLPTILEHEAMQFPVVVAAAPLVQLESPTDTSVSLQSNESATDTSTTTTGSVHENVHTLSVDELWKQLELARREKKQLRRTIKEFEDVFEEQNGRKMLKSDRTMMEETYGLYKQKKAKLRLLDALVKKHMAK, translated from the exons ATGCGACATCCGTCATCTGCTAAGAAAGAAGGCGACCTGAGTCGTCTCACAACATCTTCTTCATCTTCAACAAATGACCAAAACAGTATCTACTTACCGGAATCGGAAATAATATCACATCGATTTTCTTCCACATACTTGCCCGAAGTAATTGATCCGTTGGAATGGCAAATATCACGAAAGCGCAAAGAACGTCAAGACAGTACATCGTCCATAACGCAAGACCGAAAATTGATAAGATCAAACAGTGAGGAATATATTCCAAATGTTGACTATGAAGTTATTCGTCGAGTGTGCTCCCATGAAGAATTCAAGCATGTCCTACAAGACCGAACGAATGAAAATGTCGACCATCATGAGTGTCGCGAACGCAAGGCATCAAACAATGAAGTTCAAGAAATTTTAAGGGAAACCCACAAACGAGCTGAAACAAGTCCAGCACGGTCCAGAACTTTCGATTTTTCACACAAGCACCGCATATCACCGTTGAGAGATAGTCGTCACGGCTATAAGAATAACGACGAAGTCGACGGCGAGAATGAACGGAGAAGAAATAGCGAACGTTTCTGCAAAGCTCGAGCTCCCCCTGGCAGACGGTCTCAATCATCAAAAAAGACGAACAAGTATCTGGCATCTAAACTTCGCGAACGAgacgaaaatgtttacaaatatGACAAAGCGGTATCTAAAGGCGAGAGACGCGGTTTTGTGAGCATTTCCAGGCACAGTGACGAAAAGTTATCGAAAAATGATCTTGTTGATGAAACGACAGCCCTACTCGAACAGAACGAAACTACGCATCCAAACAACACTCCCAAAAACAAATCCGCAAACGAATCACTGCCATGGGAGATTTCATCACTCGATGAAACGCCGGTTGTTTGTCCTAGATTTTCGGGAAACACATTCGATCACGTGAATCAATCGATAGACAGTTCGGTCAGAAGTGTAAGTGCTGCATCCAACAATGGACTGAAAACGTTGGGAAATTTCACTAAGGTGGAAAATCTGAAAACTCGTGAGTTGATGCAAAGCATTCCGTCGGTGAATCTGCTGCAGCCTCCGGACGAAAAACTGAagcaaataaataaacgaCTGATTGCGCTGAAGAAACGagtcgaaaattttgaagaaattttccaGCGGGAACATG GTTACAAACCGTCACACGCTGAAAAGATGAACGATAGATACATGAAAAATGCAGTCGCTGAAATTCATAAACTGCGCAAGGAGAAGCAACAAATTAAATCGAATTCGGTTTCAGGAAGTGGACTGAAAGTAGCACAAAGTAATACTGGCAAGAAAACCGATAAACTCAAAGATGTGCTTGCGGAAATTGAAAag CGCCTTCAAGTGAAACGCGACGAGGAAAATCGGCCTGTGCTCATCGACGACCTATCACCGGAACAATTAATTCAAGAAAAGACAGCCATTCAACGTGGACTCCTTTATATCGAATCGCTGTTCGGTCGGCCTAATACTCGTGAGGAACGGGATGCAGTCCGTAGTCTGTACGATCGATATCGCATCATCAAACGAACGATAAATCGCAGCGCAACAGTGTCCCTATCCGGCACAGGAGTTTCCGATCTTCCAACCATATTAGAGCATGAAGCTATGCAATTTCCGGTTGTTGTCGCGGCGGCACCACTCGTTCAATTAGAATCGCCCACCGACACATCAGTGTCGCTGCAATCGAACGAATCGGCAACAGACACATCAACGACCACAACTGGTTCGGTGCATGAAAATGTGCATACGTTGTCGGTGGATGAATTGTGGAAGCAATTGGAATTGGCACGTCGTGAAAAGAAGCAATTGCGACGGACGATTAAAGAATTCGAAGATGTTTTCGAGGAACAGAACGGCCGTAAAATGCTTAAATCTGATCGCACTATGATGGAAGAAACGTACGGACTTTATAAACAGAAGAAAGCTAAGCTTCGGCTGTTGGATGCGTTGGTTAAGAAACATATGGCCAAGTAG
- the LOC119081644 gene encoding uncharacterized protein LOC119081644 isoform X1, whose amino-acid sequence MYCRRSLNRIIKVLCRYSHSCHSRQIVLLKCNELRNTKVPLLLPTFVRRFAVGKSKENESKGHKPSARLDLMAPNFRSNYSSLKFTSKNRKEIDDKVQNMPQKSLTLNMCRQSSNNLSTFQTNVDRLTGEKPAKKGKIDRNETKCKSDFCRHICALNSSTFTSEINALKPLSDHKVPKSVLEKLTDAEIKEICETRCPCIEAHMPRAKHNFKDVKSQSKTSIGLTNNSEKPPTATQSTAKLQDLSARKIEVGSTSYSGTVFPSTNIRTIRGTNRRNRMAWPTNNRLSMANDTNQSNPIDPNALRMKQKDSLIRSSAGTMQPTPIGSSYKPKSKYVRMMQQNQTRTLPKQVTLPEYQIHPRLTSRIDPRQTRVVRLRQENQIDRKTYNIGPFPAPHDVTRPQDSTIQSHSLQAFRTQIQPNVNPCGNVVKNACHFDQLKPVPFRYQPLYPKNHHSDPVIENQAPMYVRIPYQSINLLQRHDWRAKSAKNRHMSGIQLKMPRTIANSTGFVAESVNVNNVTIGSTKGISLPSSQIEKTQPMDSRSGDTETLQLSGKIVSKLDENLTVLVDGPRKLKLVTSTYPQLRDEKDVIIRMEYVSLSDADARHYLTGKYNPHSYATTTVGRTGSGIIIETGQNVSDVKPGDKVFIKPISCGKCSLCLTDHRNLCEYVTASELSPMVGVLSRFHVHSSEFVTKIPDNVSMLNGAMTWTLSTAIRACQKASVSAGDAVLVIGGGALGMATSLAAQLLGATTVCLADIRKPILDEAEKFGIESVFQIDPISPSKNTAIKLWEQINVYPRITFDCTGSQLANEIAINATQTGGKVVVMTNSGIDVHIPVPISNLVTRDIDVIVSTCGNDKSDIAALRCLSTRKILFENYFHKHYDLSNADEAFEELHDPNRLDSHIIVKCGCACGKRAGSEDKKSS is encoded by the exons ATGTATTGCAGACGTTCGCTAAACAGAATTATTAAA GTTCTCTGTAGATATTCGCATTCGTGTCATTCAAGACAAATTGTGCTCTTAAAATGTAATGAATTGCGTAATACGAAAGTCCCATTGCTGCTTCCCACATTTGTCAGGCGTTTTGCAGTTGGAAAAAGCAAAGAAAACGAAAGCAAGGGACACAAGCCTTCAGCTAGGCTGGATTTAATGGcaccaaattttcgaagtaACTATTCCTCGCTTAAATTTACATCGAAAAATCGAAAGGAAATCGATGACAAAGTTCAAAATATGCCACAAAAATCTCTCACATTGAACATGTGTAGGCAATCCTCAAACAATTTGTCTACGTTTC AAACCAATGTTGATCGTCTGACTGGAGAAAAACCAGCGAAAAAAGGTAAAATCGAccgaaatgaaacgaaatgtaAATCTGACTTCTGCCGACATATATGCGCCCTCAACTCGTCAACGTTCACATCGGAGATTAACGCTTTGAAACCGCTGTCTGACCATAAAGTTCCGAAAAGTGTCCTTGAAAAGCTCACAGATGCCGAAATAAAAGAGATCTGTGAAACAAGATGTCCTTGCATAGAGGCTCATATGCCACGcgcaaaacacaattttaaggACGTCAAAAGTCAATCAAAAACATCCATTGGCCTGACGAATAATTCGGAAAAGCCACCGACAGCCACTCAATCTACAGCAAAATTACAAGATTTATCTGCAAGAAAGATAGAAGTTGGTTCCACGAGCTACTCCGGAACAGTCTTTCCATCAACAAATATTAGAACGATCAGAGGGACAAATCGAAGAAATCGAATGGCATGGCCCACAAATAATCGGTTGTCCATGGCCAATGACACTAATCAGTCAAATCCAATCGATCCCAACGCACTACGTATGAAGCAAAAAGATAGTTTAATTCGAAGTTCAGCTGGTACTATGCAACCAACGCCGATCGGCAGTTCGTACaaaccaaaatcaaaatacGTAAGAATGATGCAACAAAATCAGACAAGGACTTTGCCAAAACAAGTGACATTGCCGGAATATCAAATTCATCCTCGACTAACATCTCGAATTGATCCTCGTCAAACACGTGTAGTTAGGCTCCgacaagaaaatcaaattgataGAAAAACATATAACATTGGTCCTTTTCCTGCACCACATGACGTAACAAGACCGCAAGATAGCACCATCCAATCTCATTCATTACAAGCATTTCGTACTCAAATTCAACCGAACGTAAATCCGTGTGGGAATGTTGTAAAAAATGCTTGTCATTTCGATCAATTGAAACCCGTACCATTCAGATACCAGCCATTATATCCCAAAAATCATCATTCCGATCCAGTAATCGAAAATCAAGCTCCGATGTACGTGAGAATTCCGTACCAGTCAATCAATTTACTACAAAGGCATGACTGGCGTGCTAAAAGTGCTAAAAATCGACACATGTCAGgcattcaattgaaaatgccTAGAACGATTGCAAATTCAACCGGATTCGTTGCGGAGTCTGTGAATGTGAATAATGTGACGATAGGCAGCACTAAAGGAATTTCATTGCCCTCATCACAAATA GAAAAAACACAACCGATGGACTCGAGGAGTGGTGATACTGAAACATTACAACTATCGGGGAAAATCGTGTCGAAATTAGATGAGAACCTAACCGTTCTAGTAGATGGTcctagaaaattgaaattggttacTTCTACGTATCCGCAGTTGCGAGATGAAAAAG ACGTGATAATTCGAATGGAATATGTCAGCCTAAGTGATGCCGATGCAAGACATTACTTGACCGGGAAATACAATCCACATTCCTACGCTACGACAACAGTCGGCAGAACTGGAAGTGGCATAATCATTGAAACGGGACAAAACGTTTCCGACGTCAAGCCGGGAGATAAAGTGTTTATCAAGCCAATTAGTTGTGGAAAATGTTCATTATGTCTGACTGATCACCGGAACTTATGCGAATACGTTACTGCATCGGAATTGTCTCCAATGGTTGGCGTCTTAAGCCGTTTCCATGTTCATTCGTCCGAATTCGTTACGAAAATCCCAGACAATGTTAGCATGTTAAATGGAGCAATGACCTGGACGCTGTCTACAGCAATTAGGGCATGTCAGAAAGCGTCTGTATCAGCTGGCGATGCTGTTTTGGTGATTGGTGGTGGAGCACTTGGAATGGCGACAAGCTTAGCTGCTCAATTGTTGGGAGCGACCACTGTGTGTTTAGCAG ATATTCGAAAGCCGATTTTGGACGAAGCCGAAAAATTTGGCATTGAAAGTGTGTTCCAAATCGATCCAATATCACCGAGCAAAAATACTGCCATCAAACTTTGGGAACAAATCAACGTTTATCCTCGTATAACGTTCGACTGCACTGGATCACAATTGGCCAATGAAATCGCTATTAAT GCTACACAAACCGGAGGAAAAGTGGTAGTTATGACAAATAGCGGAATTGATGTTCATATTCCCGTTCCTATTTCGAATCTTGTTACTCGTGACATCGATGTGATTGTTTCTACCTGTGGAAACGATAA GTCTGACATTGCTGCGCTACGATGCCTGAGTACCAGGAAAATACTTTTCGAAAATTACTTTCATAAACATTACGACTTATCCAATGCAGACGAGGCATTCGAAGAATTGCACGATCCGAATCGGTTGGATTCACACATTATTGTAAAATGCGGTTGTGCCTGTGGTAAACGGGCTGGTTCTGAGGATAAGAAAAGTTCCTAG